The proteins below come from a single Nitrosarchaeum sp. genomic window:
- a CDS encoding class I SAM-dependent methyltransferase encodes MVKFSRFKEEQFNTKNDLEYLEKLNNYFKNSLGTDIEKLQNFSKFVPRQDLTNFLAKYEIFKKIIHVPGSIIECGIAFGGGLMTFAQLSSIFEPVNFERKIIGFDTFSGLTEISREDKLSISKFAKKGGFGINSFEDLKKCIEVFDKNRFLNHIPKIEIVKGDAQQSIPRYLKKNPSTVVSLLYLDFLAFEPTKTALKIFIPRMPKGSILALNILNDKHWPGTTMALLESLNIRELKFERFSFTPYTQYAVL; translated from the coding sequence ATGGTTAAATTTTCCAGATTTAAAGAAGAACAATTCAATACAAAAAATGATTTAGAATATTTAGAAAAATTAAACAATTATTTTAAAAATAGTCTAGGTACAGATATTGAAAAATTACAGAACTTCTCAAAGTTTGTACCAAGACAAGACTTAACAAATTTTTTGGCGAAATATGAGATATTTAAGAAAATTATTCATGTACCAGGTTCTATAATTGAATGCGGAATAGCTTTTGGTGGAGGATTAATGACTTTTGCTCAGCTAAGTTCAATATTTGAACCAGTGAATTTTGAAAGGAAAATCATTGGTTTTGATACTTTTTCAGGACTCACAGAAATATCTAGGGAGGATAAACTATCAATTTCAAAATTTGCAAAAAAAGGAGGATTTGGAATAAATTCGTTTGAAGATTTAAAAAAATGTATAGAAGTTTTTGACAAAAATAGATTTCTTAATCACATTCCAAAGATCGAAATTGTGAAAGGTGATGCACAGCAATCTATACCTAGATATTTGAAAAAAAATCCATCTACTGTGGTTAGTTTGTTGTATTTAGACTTCTTAGCATTTGAACCAACGAAAACTGCATTAAAAATTTTCATCCCAAGAATGCCTAAAGGTAGTATTTTAGCATTAAATATTTTAAATGATAAACATTGGCCAGGAACTACAATGGCATTATTAGAATCTCTCAATATTAGAGAGCTGAAGTTTGAAAGATTTTCTTTTACACCATATACTCAATATGCGGTGCTATAA
- the mtnA gene encoding S-methyl-5-thioribose-1-phosphate isomerase: protein MDNTVIDSSLRTVEWKDNKVVMIDQTKLPNQLVFVTYDDYNQVADAIRTLVVRGAPAIGVSGAFGLALAALQSKAVTKDQLVLDLEKARKILYETRPTAVNLKWGLDKIMKIVNSGDTVEQIKQLVIDESKKMADEDIQINKTMGKNGSVLFDNNDTIMTHCNAGALATVAYGTALGVIRATRESGKNIKVIATETRPIQQGSRLTAFELKHDGFDVSLIPDTAVGYSMANGLVTKVVVGADRIVRTGHVFNKIGTYQVATMAKQHGIPFYVAAPLSTFDMTSDAKDVIIEMRKGTEVTGIGDKKTAPDDINVINPAFDMTPPELISGIITEKGVAKPPYEESIKKLFEAN from the coding sequence ATGGATAATACTGTGATTGATTCCTCGCTAAGAACAGTAGAATGGAAAGATAACAAAGTAGTAATGATTGACCAAACCAAACTACCAAATCAGTTAGTCTTTGTAACATATGACGATTATAACCAAGTGGCAGATGCTATTAGAACTCTAGTTGTGAGAGGCGCTCCTGCTATTGGGGTATCTGGCGCTTTTGGCTTGGCTCTAGCGGCGTTACAAAGCAAAGCAGTTACAAAAGATCAACTTGTCTTAGATTTGGAAAAAGCAAGAAAAATCCTATATGAGACAAGACCAACTGCTGTAAATCTAAAATGGGGCTTGGATAAAATTATGAAGATTGTAAATTCTGGAGATACGGTTGAGCAAATCAAACAATTGGTGATTGATGAATCAAAAAAGATGGCAGATGAAGATATCCAAATAAACAAAACTATGGGAAAAAATGGTTCTGTTTTATTTGATAATAACGATACCATAATGACTCATTGTAATGCAGGAGCATTAGCTACTGTAGCTTATGGAACTGCGTTAGGTGTAATTAGAGCAACAAGGGAGAGCGGAAAAAACATCAAAGTTATAGCTACAGAAACTAGACCAATACAACAAGGCTCTAGATTGACAGCGTTTGAGCTAAAGCATGATGGGTTTGATGTTAGTCTGATTCCTGATACTGCGGTAGGATATTCGATGGCAAACGGACTAGTCACCAAGGTAGTTGTTGGTGCTGATAGAATTGTAAGAACTGGCCATGTCTTTAACAAAATCGGAACATATCAGGTAGCAACTATGGCAAAGCAACATGGGATTCCGTTTTACGTAGCAGCACCATTGTCCACTTTTGATATGACTAGTGATGCCAAAGATGTAATTATTGAGATGCGAAAGGGAACCGAAGTTACTGGAATTGGCGATAAAAAAACAGCACCAGATGATATCAACGTGATAAATCCTGCATTTGATATGACTCCGCCTGAGCTGATCTCTGGAATAATTACTGAAAAAGGCGTGGCAAAACCACCATATGAAGAATCTATCAAAAAATTATTTGAAGCTAATTAA
- a CDS encoding TIM barrel protein yields MILGMKVRKPDLNDMLKFNPRYLEFHFSDSDLKLELDGKFNQNLIVHCYEYFERKLLDIVSLKETNQIHSKEKTLELIQMAIDKTISLGEQFQGVPSIIVHPGGYSLYESKQEDISMMQGMIIDSVKQLDFKNINFLLENMPPYAWFFGGRWYSNVFLSAEDMYNYCKDTGLKVCYDLCHSHLYCNKNNLSVVDELLKIGKYVEHFHISDAADVDGEGLQFGEGDLPFEKVIPILNGFENKSFAIEVWKGHERGGKGFEEFLDKVRIAGLIVS; encoded by the coding sequence ATGATTTTAGGAATGAAAGTCAGAAAACCAGATTTGAATGATATGCTCAAGTTTAATCCTCGATATCTAGAGTTTCACTTTTCAGACAGCGATCTAAAATTAGAGCTTGATGGAAAATTTAATCAAAATTTGATAGTTCACTGTTATGAATATTTTGAACGTAAACTTCTGGATATCGTGAGTTTAAAAGAGACAAATCAAATCCACTCAAAAGAAAAAACATTAGAGTTGATTCAGATGGCGATTGATAAAACAATTTCTTTAGGTGAACAATTTCAAGGAGTTCCTTCAATTATAGTTCATCCTGGAGGTTATTCATTATACGAATCAAAACAAGAGGATATTAGTATGATGCAAGGAATGATCATTGATTCAGTAAAACAATTAGATTTCAAAAACATAAATTTTCTGCTTGAAAATATGCCACCATACGCATGGTTTTTTGGTGGAAGATGGTACAGTAATGTTTTCCTCAGTGCCGAAGACATGTACAATTATTGTAAAGATACAGGTCTAAAGGTATGTTATGATCTTTGCCATTCACATCTTTATTGTAATAAAAATAATTTATCAGTTGTTGATGAATTGTTAAAAATTGGAAAGTATGTTGAGCATTTTCATATTTCAGACGCAGCAGATGTAGATGGTGAGGGATTACAGTTTGGCGAAGGAGATTTGCCATTTGAAAAAGTAATTCCAATTTTAAACGGTTTTGAAAACAAAAGTTTTGCCATAGAGGTATGGAAAGGTCATGAAAGAGGAGGTAAAGGTTTCGAAGAATTTTTAGATAAGGTGAGAATAGCAGGATTGATAGTATCATGA
- a CDS encoding polysaccharide biosynthesis protein encodes MDSKLSSFFKDKQILITGGTGSLGQALTEKLLQMNVERIKIFSRNEEKQIRMENKFHDERLRYFIGDVRDLKRLELAFEDVDIVFHAAALKHVPIVEYNPFEGIKTNVIGSQNVIDASIKNSVEKVICIGTDKAVSPLNTYGATKLLMEKLFVSANYYLNPIKHPTKFIAVRYGNVFGSSGSVVPKFIEQIRKKEKVTITDPNMTRFSITMNEALEFVLESAVIGEGSEVFVPKLKAYSIMELKDALTEIVGQVEHDIIGIRPGEKLREVLINEDEVKYTWDMGKTYLISNPLMYDILEKRHPEVKKIPEMKIYASDMVQRIPKEELKQIINKSNLL; translated from the coding sequence ATGGACTCAAAATTATCATCATTCTTCAAAGACAAGCAGATTCTAATTACTGGGGGAACTGGTTCATTAGGTCAAGCGCTTACTGAAAAACTTTTGCAGATGAATGTTGAAAGGATTAAGATCTTTAGTAGAAATGAAGAAAAACAAATCAGAATGGAAAATAAATTTCATGATGAACGTTTAAGGTATTTTATTGGTGATGTAAGAGATTTAAAAAGACTAGAGCTGGCTTTTGAAGATGTAGATATTGTTTTTCATGCAGCAGCTTTAAAACATGTTCCAATTGTAGAATACAATCCATTTGAAGGAATTAAAACAAATGTAATTGGATCACAGAATGTAATTGATGCATCAATAAAAAATTCTGTTGAAAAAGTGATTTGTATTGGTACTGATAAAGCTGTATCGCCACTAAACACATATGGTGCTACAAAATTACTTATGGAAAAATTATTTGTTTCAGCAAATTATTATTTAAATCCAATTAAGCATCCTACAAAATTTATAGCAGTTAGATATGGTAATGTTTTCGGTAGCAGCGGTTCTGTTGTTCCTAAATTTATTGAACAAATTAGAAAAAAAGAAAAAGTTACAATTACTGATCCTAATATGACACGATTTAGTATTACAATGAATGAAGCATTAGAATTTGTATTAGAATCTGCAGTAATTGGTGAAGGTTCTGAAGTTTTTGTACCAAAATTAAAAGCATATTCAATAATGGAATTAAAAGATGCATTGACAGAGATAGTTGGACAAGTAGAACATGATATAATAGGTATTAGACCTGGAGAAAAATTAAGAGAAGTTTTGATAAATGAAGATGAAGTGAAATACACTTGGGATATGGGAAAAACATATCTAATTTCAAATCCATTAATGTATGATATTTTAGAAAAGCGACATCCAGAAGTAAAAAAGATTCCAGAAATGAAGATTTATGCATCAGACATGGTACAAAGAATACCTAAAGAAGAATTAAAACAAATTATTAATAAATCAAATTTGCTTTGA
- a CDS encoding GDP-mannose 4,6-dehydratase, translating to MKNALIFGLTGQDGAYLSNFLLKKGYNVFGTFRRTSHKCFERLDEMRTFDQVTRIKADLADPSSIQSAIRQSQPDEVYNLAAQSFVGASFQQPILTADITGLGTLRVLDALKENSPNSKFYQASSSEMFGNYSGIKDENSIFKPRSPYGAAKVFAHHITNHYREAYNIFACCGILFNHESPFRGIEFVTRRITWNLARIKFKKAEKFNLGNIYAKRDWGFAGDFVEAMWLMLQQKYPDDYVISTGESHSVEEFLTLATEYAGMGDWHDFVEIDKSIMRPTDIDELIGNSSKAQKQLGWKPKMSFKDLVRNMVEHDMEYFRLRKDMFEN from the coding sequence ATGAAAAATGCATTAATCTTTGGTTTAACGGGTCAAGATGGGGCTTATTTATCGAATTTTCTTTTAAAAAAAGGATATAATGTTTTTGGTACTTTTAGAAGAACTAGCCACAAATGTTTTGAAAGACTAGATGAAATGAGAACATTTGATCAAGTAACTAGAATAAAAGCTGATCTTGCTGATCCTTCTTCAATTCAATCAGCTATTAGACAATCACAGCCAGATGAAGTTTATAATTTAGCTGCTCAGTCTTTTGTGGGTGCGTCTTTTCAACAACCAATTTTAACTGCAGATATTACAGGTCTTGGAACTCTTAGAGTTCTAGATGCATTAAAAGAGAATTCTCCAAATTCAAAATTCTATCAAGCATCTTCTAGTGAGATGTTTGGAAATTATTCTGGAATTAAAGATGAGAATTCGATTTTTAAACCTCGTAGTCCTTATGGAGCAGCAAAAGTATTTGCACATCATATTACTAATCATTACAGAGAGGCTTACAATATTTTTGCATGTTGTGGAATTTTATTTAATCATGAATCACCATTTAGAGGGATTGAATTTGTTACTAGACGTATTACATGGAATCTTGCAAGAATAAAATTTAAAAAAGCTGAAAAATTCAATTTAGGAAATATTTATGCAAAAAGAGATTGGGGATTTGCTGGTGATTTTGTAGAAGCTATGTGGTTAATGTTACAACAAAAATATCCAGATGATTATGTTATTTCAACAGGTGAATCTCATTCTGTTGAAGAATTTTTAACATTAGCTACTGAATATGCAGGTATGGGAGACTGGCATGATTTTGTAGAAATCGATAAATCAATTATGAGGCCTACGGACATAGATGAATTAATTGGAAATTCATCAAAAGCACAAAAACAACTAGGATGGAAACCTAAAATGAGTTTTAAAGATTTAGTAAGAAATATGGTTGAACATGACATGGAATATTTTAGATTAAGGAAGGATATGTTTGAAAATTAA
- a CDS encoding SIS domain-containing protein, whose amino-acid sequence MLDIATIDKVDTQGMYKIYDKWPEIARESFESKQEPIDFGRIDDIVFAGMGGSGAIGDIFSSILSKTNIHVNVVKGYHLPQTVDSNTLVVVVSVSGNTIESLSVLDSAYKMKSKIIVFSSGGRMLEYCIKNKIKHRIIPQHHSPRASFTSYLYTVLNVLQSTLEIKKQDIFESIKKMEELNKKINSSNLTDDNPSLNLAKWINDIPIIYYPYGLQSAAIRFKNSLQENIKMHAFTEDVIETCHNGIVSWERKSTIQPILIEGQDDHIGTKERWKILKEFLQQNKIEYKEIMSVNGSIISKVINLIYLLDYSTIYKAVLDGIDPTPVKSIDYIKNRL is encoded by the coding sequence TTGCTAGACATTGCAACAATAGATAAAGTAGACACACAGGGAATGTACAAAATATATGATAAATGGCCAGAGATTGCACGCGAATCATTTGAGTCCAAGCAAGAACCTATTGATTTTGGTCGTATTGATGACATAGTATTTGCAGGAATGGGAGGATCGGGGGCTATAGGCGATATATTTTCATCTATTTTATCAAAAACAAATATTCATGTTAATGTTGTAAAGGGATATCATTTACCACAAACAGTTGATTCTAATACATTGGTAGTAGTTGTTAGTGTTTCTGGCAATACAATTGAATCACTTTCTGTTTTAGATTCTGCTTATAAGATGAAAAGCAAAATCATCGTATTTTCCTCAGGAGGAAGAATGTTGGAATATTGTATAAAAAATAAAATAAAACACAGAATTATTCCACAACATCATTCTCCTCGGGCTTCTTTTACTTCATATTTGTATACTGTGTTAAATGTATTACAATCAACACTTGAAATTAAAAAACAAGATATTTTTGAATCAATAAAAAAAATGGAAGAACTCAATAAAAAAATTAATTCATCAAATCTAACTGATGATAATCCATCTCTTAATCTGGCAAAATGGATTAATGATATTCCAATAATTTACTATCCTTATGGATTGCAATCTGCTGCAATCAGATTTAAAAACTCACTTCAAGAAAATATAAAAATGCATGCTTTTACTGAAGATGTGATAGAAACTTGTCACAATGGAATTGTTTCGTGGGAAAGGAAATCCACTATTCAGCCAATCTTAATTGAGGGTCAAGATGATCATATCGGAACTAAGGAGAGATGGAAAATTCTTAAAGAATTTTTACAACAAAATAAAATTGAATATAAAGAAATAATGTCAGTGAATGGTAGTATCATATCAAAAGTAATCAATTTGATTTATCTCTTAGATTATTCTACAATATACAAAGCAGTTTTAGATGGAATAGATCCCACTCCCGTCAAATCAATTGATTATATTAAAAATAGACTATAG
- a CDS encoding acylneuraminate cytidylyltransferase family protein — protein MKILSIIPARGGSKGVKNKNIKILANQPVLQYSIKASQNSKYINKTIVSTENQKIISLAKKLNCQVIIRPKKLATDTAKLEPVISNVLKQLETQENYVPDIVVLLQNTSPLRTSRHIDESIELFLKKQFDSLLSVTNSHNFLWKSKNEIGVPINYNPTQRPNRQEMKNQFVENGAIYITTYNAFKKSLCRISGKIGMYFMSPEDSYQIDSLDEFYFIETLMKNKN, from the coding sequence TTGAAAATCTTATCAATAATTCCAGCTAGAGGAGGTTCAAAAGGAGTTAAAAATAAGAATATCAAAATTTTAGCAAATCAACCTGTTTTACAATATTCCATAAAGGCCTCACAAAATTCAAAATATATTAACAAAACAATAGTAAGTACAGAAAATCAAAAAATCATTTCTCTTGCAAAGAAACTCAATTGTCAAGTAATTATCAGACCAAAAAAACTAGCAACTGATACAGCAAAATTAGAACCTGTCATTTCTAATGTCTTAAAACAATTAGAAACTCAAGAAAACTATGTTCCCGATATTGTAGTTCTTTTGCAAAATACATCTCCTCTAAGAACATCCAGACATATTGATGAGTCTATTGAACTTTTTTTAAAAAAACAATTTGATTCTCTTCTTAGTGTAACTAATTCTCATAATTTTCTATGGAAATCAAAAAATGAAATCGGTGTTCCAATAAATTATAATCCAACACAAAGACCAAACAGGCAGGAAATGAAAAATCAATTTGTTGAAAATGGTGCAATCTATATCACTACATATAATGCATTCAAAAAATCTTTATGTAGAATTTCTGGAAAGATAGGCATGTATTTTATGAGTCCTGAAGATTCATATCAAATTGATTCTTTAGATGAATTCTATTTTATTGAAACACTTATGAAAAATAAGAATTAA
- a CDS encoding cation:proton antiporter — protein sequence MELEQIFVNIVILLAAARLLGELFRKFKQPSLGGELLAGIIVGPTIFGIIIPNENLELISTIAIFFMMLFIGLEMDLRELRKTGKSAFIISVCSLVIPFFIGFQISILFGLSLVQSLFIGLLLSVTSVPVSAIILLELGILKTKIGNTVMSVAVVDDIITLVILAVILQIHMTGNTSLDVVDIGLSIIPMLIYLVGIVFLAFAIHKFNYWFPHRLELFFTKAKTREATFGILIIMTITLSLLAQLAGLHFIIGTFFAGLIFSGKILGKREADKSYGILSGVTFGFFAPLFFAILGIKFSGQSLDATVFLLISLVALGIFGKTLGGFIGARLCKLSKGESLATASLLNGRGTVGLAITALAYSIGILDLTLFSVAVAICFITTVLTPIIAKPWLKKITT from the coding sequence TTGGAATTAGAACAAATATTTGTTAATATTGTAATATTACTTGCAGCAGCCAGACTTCTTGGGGAATTATTTCGCAAGTTTAAACAGCCATCTTTAGGAGGTGAACTACTTGCAGGGATAATAGTTGGACCCACAATATTTGGAATTATCATTCCAAATGAAAATCTTGAACTGATTTCAACAATTGCAATTTTCTTTATGATGTTGTTTATAGGACTTGAAATGGATCTAAGAGAGCTTAGAAAAACAGGAAAATCCGCATTCATAATATCTGTATGTTCCCTAGTAATACCTTTTTTCATAGGTTTTCAAATATCCATTCTTTTTGGTTTATCATTAGTTCAATCACTGTTTATTGGATTATTGTTGTCTGTTACATCCGTACCTGTCAGTGCCATAATTTTATTAGAATTAGGGATATTAAAAACAAAAATAGGCAACACCGTAATGTCTGTTGCAGTAGTAGATGACATAATTACACTAGTCATACTTGCAGTAATTTTACAAATACACATGACAGGAAACACTTCACTTGATGTAGTTGACATTGGATTATCTATAATTCCTATGTTGATCTATCTTGTTGGAATTGTATTTTTAGCGTTTGCGATTCATAAATTCAATTATTGGTTCCCACACAGATTAGAATTATTCTTTACAAAAGCTAAGACTAGGGAAGCCACGTTTGGCATTTTGATAATTATGACAATAACATTATCACTTTTAGCACAACTAGCTGGTCTTCATTTTATCATAGGGACTTTCTTTGCAGGATTAATTTTTAGTGGAAAAATATTGGGTAAGAGGGAAGCCGATAAATCGTACGGAATATTATCTGGAGTAACATTTGGATTTTTTGCACCATTATTTTTTGCAATTCTGGGAATAAAATTCAGCGGTCAATCATTAGATGCAACCGTATTTCTATTGATATCATTGGTGGCACTAGGTATTTTTGGTAAAACTCTAGGCGGGTTTATTGGTGCCAGATTATGTAAATTATCAAAAGGGGAAAGTTTGGCAACGGCATCACTGTTAAACGGACGAGGAACTGTCGGTCTTGCCATTACTGCTTTAGCATACTCTATTGGGATTTTAGATCTTACTTTATTTTCTGTTGCAGTAGCAATTTGTTTTATTACCACAGTGTTAACACCAATTATTGCAAAACCTTGGTTAAAAAAAATAACAACATAA
- a CDS encoding glycosyltransferase family 2 protein — MTTIVGIPAYNEEKNIAKIILQLKKIVDIIIVCDDGSSDLTGEIAKEMGANVIKHEKNLGYGSAIRSIFDKSKEIGGDILITFDADGQHRVEDIAKVTQPILNNEADIVIGSRFLDSSENIPKYRKVGIKAITGLTNITAGTKISDSQSGFRAYSKDVIEKINLTEIGMGVSTEVLIKAAKQNLRISEVPIRVLYEGDTSTHNPVSHGTSVILSTIKYVAMERPLSFYGIPGMIFLGIGLFFGVWTLQIFSYERQVITNIALPSVGGVIIGVILLVTATILHSMVSIIREKR; from the coding sequence ATGACAACAATAGTTGGAATTCCAGCTTACAATGAAGAAAAAAATATCGCAAAAATTATTTTACAATTAAAAAAAATTGTGGATATTATAATTGTGTGTGATGATGGATCATCTGATCTTACTGGAGAAATAGCTAAAGAAATGGGAGCCAATGTGATTAAACATGAAAAAAATTTAGGATATGGTTCTGCAATAAGATCAATTTTTGATAAAAGTAAAGAGATCGGTGGAGATATTTTGATAACGTTTGATGCAGATGGACAACATAGAGTTGAAGATATTGCTAAAGTAACTCAACCAATATTGAACAATGAGGCAGATATTGTAATTGGTTCAAGATTTTTAGATAGCTCAGAAAATATTCCAAAATATAGAAAAGTAGGCATTAAAGCAATAACAGGTCTTACAAATATAACAGCAGGAACAAAAATTTCAGATTCACAAAGTGGTTTTAGAGCATATAGTAAAGATGTAATTGAAAAAATTAATCTAACTGAAATAGGTATGGGTGTTTCTACCGAAGTTTTAATTAAAGCTGCAAAACAAAACCTTCGAATTTCAGAAGTTCCAATTAGAGTTTTGTATGAAGGTGATACATCAACTCATAACCCAGTATCACATGGGACTTCTGTAATTTTAAGTACAATAAAATATGTAGCTATGGAAAGACCATTAAGTTTCTATGGGATTCCAGGTATGATTTTTCTTGGGATTGGATTATTTTTTGGTGTTTGGACATTACAAATTTTTTCTTATGAGCGTCAAGTAATTACAAATATTGCATTACCTAGTGTAGGCGGAGTTATAATTGGAGTAATTCTATTAGTCACTGCAACAATATTACATTCGATGGTAAGTATAATTAGAGAAAAACGATGA
- a CDS encoding N-acetylneuraminate synthase family protein, which yields MEYTFKNQIIIDNQKIGFNNPCYIIAEIGINHNGDLELAKKLIDAAVYAGVNAVKFQKRHLDNIYQKNILENPTLESQGTEILIEVLKEVEFTDDDFKKIISYCKEKSITFLCTPWDIPSVDFLERFNVPAYKISSADLTNFPLIKYISKLKKPMIISTGMSTIEEIEKTVDFVKNENVPLILLHCNSTYPSPIDLLNLSLIPTLREKFNIPIGYSGHESEITPSIMAANIGSIVIERHITLDKTMKGLDQAASLEPNDFKKLVQEIRICEKAKGNPIKKMTRGEILQREVLGKSIVCSSDIKRGDIFSERNIDVKTPARGISPQYYFELIGKKSTRDIKKGEYLQMDDLK from the coding sequence TTGGAATATACTTTCAAAAATCAAATTATTATAGATAATCAAAAAATCGGATTTAATAATCCATGTTATATAATTGCAGAAATAGGCATTAACCATAATGGAGATTTAGAATTAGCTAAAAAATTAATTGATGCAGCTGTTTATGCAGGAGTTAATGCGGTAAAATTCCAAAAGAGGCATTTGGACAATATTTATCAAAAAAACATTCTAGAAAATCCAACATTAGAAAGCCAAGGAACTGAAATTTTAATTGAAGTTTTAAAAGAAGTAGAGTTCACGGATGATGATTTTAAAAAAATTATTTCATATTGTAAAGAAAAGAGCATAACATTTCTTTGTACTCCATGGGATATTCCAAGTGTAGATTTTTTGGAACGATTCAACGTTCCAGCATATAAAATTTCTTCAGCAGATTTAACAAATTTTCCATTGATAAAATATATTTCAAAATTAAAAAAACCCATGATTATTTCAACAGGGATGTCTACAATAGAAGAAATTGAAAAGACGGTAGATTTTGTTAAAAATGAAAATGTGCCACTTATTCTTCTTCATTGTAATAGCACATATCCATCACCGATCGATCTACTAAATCTAAGTTTAATTCCAACTTTAAGAGAAAAATTCAATATTCCAATAGGATATAGTGGGCATGAATCTGAAATAACCCCATCTATTATGGCAGCAAATATTGGTTCTATAGTTATTGAAAGGCACATTACTTTAGATAAAACTATGAAAGGATTAGATCAAGCAGCATCATTAGAACCAAATGATTTCAAAAAATTGGTACAAGAGATCAGAATCTGTGAAAAAGCGAAGGGAAATCCAATTAAAAAAATGACTAGAGGAGAAATTCTACAAAGAGAAGTTTTAGGAAAAAGTATTGTATGTTCATCAGACATAAAACGTGGTGATATTTTTTCTGAAAGAAATATTGATGTAAAAACACCTGCTAGAGGAATTTCACCTCAGTACTATTTTGAACTGATTGGTAAGAAATCAACACGAGATATCAAAAAAGGTGAATATCTCCAGATGGATGATTTAAAATGA
- a CDS encoding TylF/MycF/NovP-related O-methyltransferase produces MIVLPDFNKSFEYENNFYLSCQNSRISKIIAHYELFKKIKNLNGDIIECGVFKGSSLLRFAAFREIFQMKNKIIGFDAFGKFPKTKFKEDQTLRKKFITDAGNEGISKEQLMKVLQRKKISNVKLVKGDVTETIPKFLKLNPKLRISMLNLDTDSYEPAVAILENLFPKIVKGGILILDDYKIWPGETKAVDDYFKNKRIKIQRFQYSKTPHYIIKTN; encoded by the coding sequence ATGATAGTCTTACCAGATTTTAATAAATCGTTTGAATATGAAAATAATTTTTATTTGTCATGTCAAAATAGCAGAATATCTAAAATAATCGCGCACTATGAGTTATTTAAAAAAATTAAGAATCTAAATGGTGACATTATTGAATGTGGAGTTTTTAAAGGATCGTCTTTGCTAAGATTTGCTGCTTTTAGAGAGATTTTTCAAATGAAAAATAAAATTATTGGCTTTGATGCATTTGGAAAATTTCCAAAAACAAAATTCAAAGAAGATCAGACGTTAAGAAAAAAATTCATTACCGATGCAGGAAATGAAGGAATTTCAAAAGAACAATTAATGAAAGTTTTACAAAGGAAAAAAATTTCTAATGTCAAATTAGTCAAAGGTGATGTTACAGAAACAATACCAAAATTTCTCAAATTAAATCCTAAGTTGAGGATTTCTATGCTTAATTTGGATACTGATTCATATGAACCAGCAGTTGCTATTTTAGAAAACTTATTTCCAAAAATTGTCAAAGGTGGAATTTTGATATTGGATGACTATAAAATATGGCCAGGTGAAACAAAGGCAGTTGATGATTATTTTAAAAACAAGAGAATAAAGATTCAAAGATTTCAGTATAGTAAAACTCCTCACTATATTATCAAGACAAATTAA